A window of Belonocnema kinseyi isolate 2016_QV_RU_SX_M_011 chromosome 10, B_treatae_v1, whole genome shotgun sequence genomic DNA:
ATTAAAGCTCAGTGATTTTTAAGTCAATTTAGTAGTTAATAGTTtattaattgtatattttaatactaaaaaattaaaatgtccgtaaataatattgatattaaaattaaaatatagtaagagagtgcagagagagagagagagagagagagagagcatataCAGGCTTGCTTGGCGTGACAGTAGTGGGGATACCGTAGAGGAATTAAAGCAATATTTCGaatcatattaaaaatgaaaaaaatgatcacTTCAAAATACGTTAACATAAGTGGTTTATACAAAtcgagaataaaattaattatgaacttGATTTCTTcagagttttcattttttaaatgtttttttttttggcaaaataccAAACTTCTTGGGGTGAAAGGTTACAAAAGTAATTCTAAAAGAAACTACTATCTTGTTGCCAGAATACTGtcatttttatcaacattttcaagcaatacaaaattgttacgattaaacaaaatatttatattgttatttcTGAAACAGTTTGCACATTTTTGAAATAGattgtaaatttataagattaGTGCGATTAAAATTGAGACCTGGTTCTCAAAATAAATAGCAAAATCGCAATGACTTTTAGTTAACACGACAAATTTCATTTTAGAATGTTGCCTTCAAAGACAGAGTTTtatgtttatgtaaattttctgaGTACAGGAACCGGATAAAAATTTGAGCAAGTGTGAGCCATCATTTTGcgactttatatttatttttgtatatgcACATGTTATATGTTTATGTTCTTTAgtcatgttttatttttaaactagtttttGGAGCTGTATTTTACGATTTAATTATCCGAGTCTTAGtgatgtttaaactttaaaaaatacagtcattgagtttttataataatgagcCCGAGTGGAGTTACATAATGATTTTGTGAAGTCAAAAGTAACAGATACCAAATCAATTTTGACTGATTAAAATTATGCAGATTCAAGAACTAAGCCAGTCTAATGTTACTTTAAATCAGTCAATTTGACTTACTGATCAAATCAGtcattttaaatctgttaaattttcatcaaaaatgataatttactaccaaaaataaaatagttgaattttaaataaacaaaataattttgaagacaaaaaatttaattttttacaaactacctaaatttcattaacaaaaggaattcctttttaacaaaaagttcatttttgaaccaagaagatttttttttttttaattaattttccgtccataagattaattgtctacgaaaaaagataaattttcaagaaattaaataaatattgacgCGAAAGTTaacctattttttggacctccctaGCGACACaggggaaaaatataaaaatattgtacaggtatcaaattactctcCATTGAAAACCAAAACAagcatcgcttttcgttttttaaaaatttcaaaaaattgccccTATTTAGGGGTGAAGAATACCCCCAAAAAATAAAAGTAGGAAATACccctaattataaaatcatttttcattgtatttttctataaaataaaccttacAATAGTAAAACCACGTATTTTCTTGAATGACAAgggattgaattgaaaaatgattttataattagtgatattttattttatttttctattttttggggGTCTTCTCAACGCCTAAAtaggggtattttttaaaatttttctaaaaacgaaaAGCGAAGCTCACTTTGTTTTTCAATTACGAGAATTCAATACCtgcaacatatttttatatttttccccaGGTCACTAACtaggtccaaaaaataggctaaAAAACAGCCTATTTCGGCGTCACTCTTTCcgatcaaaaagttgaaattttaattgaaaagattaattatcaaccaaacatatATATTTCAATCTTAAATGATGAATGATTTACCAAAATAgggaatttctatcaaaaacaaaaacgatgaactctcaacataaaaaatatgaatcttcaaccaaatagaagaattagcaacgaaaaaaatcaattttcaaccacgaaaaagaagagaatgaaattaaaaattaacaaagtgagaaagtagttcaaccgagcagtaagattttcaataaaaaaactgaattctcatCGAAGAAAccaggatcaattttcaaataaaaaagggattgtaacattttcaactaaaatgtaagaatcttgaaccagaaaaaattaataaaagatattaaattttaagtaattagttgaatttttaacccaaaaaaaattaatttttaactgaaaatgcaataaatatattttcaacctaaagaaattaattttcaactaaacaaaaaaaaacgtattttcaacaaaaaatttgacgtTTCTgccaacaaaatgattttttttttaatttaagaatttcatacAAAGTAgaagtatttttcataaaatatgcagttaaatttgtaatcaaaaatagcaattttcaagaaagaagattaatttttttacgctaAGAGACCCACTTTcgacaatataaattaatttttaacaaaaaaagaccagtaattttatacaagaatttaatttttaaattttcagtcaagaaaattaattctcaaacaaaaaaatatttccaacaatacatttaaaaactatttggaCTGCCTATGCCAATGATAAGAAACGCTTTACTATGGATTAGATCTTATTTCTTCTACATTACACATATTGATTACTCCAGCTTACATGTGCATTATAATGGAATGTTCTGGATTGCACCACACTGAACTGAATttttagttgagccaactatttaatTAGTAAGATATGAAAATGCTATTTTGTTAGTtaatactgctattttattagcttgtacaacaattccattagtgttagtgactattcagttagtaccagcaactaagtaaatggttgtcccaactaacaaaaCAGCAGTATTATATCTTACAAACTGAATAGTTAGCCCagctaaccattttttcagtgcagCTTACTCGATTTAGATTGAATTATTCACTTTACAGTGGATAAACCGGATTACACTGGATTAGTCGCGTTACATCGGATTCACGGAATTGCACGGGATTAAGCAGATAAAACGCGATTAATTTGATTATACTGGATTATCCGGATTAGATTGGATTATCctgattgcaagtggattacggCGGGTTAGATCTGGATTATTCTAAATTACACATATGTGGTTTATTGCagcttacaagtggattacaatgAAATGCATTGGATTACGAATTGCGCCACATTACTCGAGTTGCACTAGATTAGTGCTATTACAGCGGATTGACAAGATTGCACTTACTTAGTCAGATTACACCGCCTTATTCGCATTACACTGGATTCGCCGGTTTACCCGGATTATTCGCATTACACTGAATTAGTCGAATTACACTGCATTAATTGGATTATACTAGATTATCCGGTTTAAATTAGATTAGtcggattgcaagtggattacggCAGattaaatctgaattattttgcATTGCAGGCATGTAGATTGCTCCAGCTTACAAGTGGATTATAATGGAATGCTTTGGATGGCTGGATTGCATCAGATTATTCCAATTACACTGGACTATTGGATTACACCGCATTACTCGAGTTACACTAGATTGATcgaattaaagtgaattaataAGATTAAACGATATTATTCTGATTACACCTAATTATGCGGATTACACTGGATAAGGCGGATCACACTGGATTAGGCGGATTATAGAAGGTATTTTTCGGATCACTCTGGATTAGTCACATAACACTGCATTAACTGTTTGAATAATCGAGCAGTCTAGTGAATTACTAGAGATGTTTCCCctcgaaaaaaatccttttattaaaaaaaaaaacctattattTCAAAACCGGAACAGTTTGAAatcaaattcctcttttttttttatattgaaaaaaattgcttcctatttatttttcttcagaaGACTGATTGATTCCCAATACTCAATATCCGAGAAACAGAAACGATTTCcgattttctttctaaattacaGTGTTCTGAAATACGAGTGAAGGCGAGCGTGAACCGCGACCTTTTCTCCGCGATCTATCGGTAAATCTCAGCAGGGTACATTTACGCCGAAGCGTTTCTCGCGATCGATGCATGCTATTCGATCATTTGCTGAAATATCCCGTTATCTGAAAATGGCAAAAGGCTGATCTTCAAGGAATCCCAATGTACCCAGGAAGGCTCCACGCAAGCTTGATCGAAATCAGCGATGAGGATCCCATTTCCTATAACTGTGCGCCACATTAATTTTTGTGCGAAGAAACTGGTCCGCGGAAATAATATGCGCAACATTAATCTCCGTTCAGAGAAAAACTGCAAGAAAAATATATCATTGGCTTTGAGGAGAAATCACAGCGCAGTAGTCTCGGACCGATTGTTTCTAATAGAGGCTCTGTACAATAAGTACTATGCTGCCGTTCTGACGAAGAAAATATAGTGGAGTAACGAGAGTAgatcttttatcagaaaaaaattgaaatttcaaaacaaaaaattattttccatctagtctaaaaattacgtcaagtattttctgttatttaaagaattaacttgatttatattttcacggtcgtgaaaaaaaattctacactGATAGATGTTAACTAtctcttatgataatacagattccttcaaaTTGCTCGTATCACAAATATTGCACATGGCTTGATATAGCTTATATTTCTGAagaaggattcttctttcgatctctctgatAGCTTTTTGGGAAAGCATCCGGTCGCAAATGGCAATTCTGTGTATCAATTCCCAGCAGAGCGAAGAGAGTACatcttttttcagaacaaaattaatttgaaaatttgaaaaatatacactTGCAGTTGGAGCGAACCGAGTTACCCATGTAGATGTTGCGATCGGGATTTAGAAGGACCCTGGCTCGTTTTCCTTAATTCCTATCGGGTGCTGATCGGGAAAAATAAATAGGGCATGACTAGTTCTGTAGTACTGTTTTAGCCGGGCTCTATCTAGAAATTTTAACCGTGTCCAAAAAGAAAGTCCCTGTCACAGCCCTTCTAGGCCCTCTCAAAATGCTGGTACGTTCAACATTCAGATGTgatataaaaatgcaaaaaattatttgtaatcattCAGTGCGTCATTTAATTCAGTAAAGTTACTCAAGTCCGTCAATAAGTAAAATCAGTCAAGACAGTCAGTTAAGGCAGTCAAGTCCGTCAAGTCAGTCAAGTCCGTCAAGTCAGCAAAGTCAGTCAAGTTAGTCAAGTCAGTCAAATCAGCCAAGTCAGTCAAGTCAGTCAAGTCAGTCAAGTCAGTCAAGTCAGTCAAGTCAGTCAAGTCAGTCAAGTCAGTCAAGTCAGTCAAGTCAGTCAAGTCAGTCAAGTCAGTCAAGTCAGTCAAGTCAGTCAAGTCAGTCAAGTCAGTCAAGTCAGTCAAGTCAGTCAAGTCAGTCAAGTCAGTCAAGTCAGTCAAGTCAGTCAAGTCAGTCAAGTCAGTCAAGTCAGTCAAGTCAGTCAAGACAGTCAAGTCAGTCAAGTCAGTCAAGTCAGTCAAGTCAGTCAAGTCAGTCAAGTCAGTCAAGTCAGTCAAGTCAGTCAAGTCAGTCAAGTCAGTCAAGTCAGTCAAGTCCGCCAAGTCAGCAAAGTCAGTCAAGTTAGTCAAGTCAGTCAAATCAGCCAAGTCAGTCAAGTCAGTCAAGTCAGCCAAGTCAGCCAAGTCAGTCAAGTCAGTCAAGCCAGTCAAGCCAGTCAAGTCAGTCAAGTCAGTCAAGTCAGTCAAGTCAGTCAAGTCAGTCAAGTCAGTcaagtcagtcagtcagtcatcAACGAAAGTATTAAAGTAGCGCTTTGGTTTCTGAAAGATAGACTTGACTGAGAAAAAGGGGACCAAAGGAAACGAGAAAGAAAGACTCGATTCCGAATGATCCTGGGTATCGGGTCAAAGGTTAATAGCACCTGCTTACGGAGGGTGTGTAATTAGAGGGTTACCGCCTGTTTCTGAGCTATACTTAACTTACTTATATTTGCTAGTGTTATACTTTCTCGATTGCGAAGAGAGAACCTGCTTGGATTGAGCCGTTACTTTTCTTCAAGTCCAAAACAATAAAATGTAGATGGGATCCTCGGTATTAagtctaaatttgaattattcaaaagttaTGACAGACACATCAGTCAAAAGTCACTTTCAAATCAGTCAATttgacttattttaaattatacaatatgttgaatttgcaaataaaagttatccgttttcaaccaaaatgcactagttaaattttcagttaacaaaattaatttttaacaagataaacgaatattcaatttgaaataaaaagtagttgatatttcaacaaaaattgttagttattttaaaaaattttcaaaacagtggaattcaataaagtaatcaaatttttaaacaaagacatgaattttccttaaaaagattacttttctaacaaaaaggacgcatttgtaacaaaatgcatgaattttcaacaaaagtaacaaactttcaactgaaaaagatcaatttttaaccaaaaataaaatacttaaattttcagttaaaaatattaatttaataaaaaaatttgatctttcaacgaaagaagttaatttttaactaaaatgatgaattttcagaaacaaaattaacaaatactCCAACTTTCAAACAAtgccttgaattttcaacaaaaaaatatgaagttgtaacagaaaatttcttgatagtttatatttaaaacaaagaaattttttaatttcaaataaaaagtagttgatattccagcaaaaaatataatttatttaaaatataaaaaaatagtgccattcaataaaataataaaatttgtaaacgaaaagattaattttctaccaaaaagaggactattcaataaattaaataattccttagctaaaacagataatttttgagctaaaaatttaatactcgaattatgattttgtaaataaaattataaatcttcaacgacataaacgaatttttaacaaacctttcaactgtttttaactaaattatttcaacctaaaaagattaacatttgtaattaaaataatttgatgttttaattaaaacagattttaatttcaaataaaaattagttgaatccaaacgaaaaattcgatttcttaatcaagatttattttctattaatgaagaattcacttgaaaaaaattcataaaaatttaaccaattatttgaattttcaactaaaaatgatagattttgaatcaaagatagaatagatacattttcaattttacaaaatgataaataagtattttatacAGGTCCAATTTTTacttagaataataataattaatgcaactttaaaaaaaaccagttatttaatcaatttattattgtttatacctgacttttcttagataagtcctagaaagttgcgttttttcttaaatgtatAACTTTTCCTGGCCTTTTTAGTGacgaacaaagattaaataaaaattagagaggatgatattttaaacaatctctttcttttatgTGAATATATTTTCCTCAGGGAAACTTCGGGGAATCTCCAGagctgaagggggggggggggNNNNNNNNNNNNNNNNNNNNNNNNNNNNNNNGGTGATATTAAAATATATGCGtaaaagataggaaaaaaaattcacttcaaaCAATagaatactatttaaaaaatgatactcGTTGAGTTTCACATATTATTTGTtgataactaaaaagtcaaaacagaactaaagatttaagaaaaaagaaactttttatattaatctaagaaaagatatttataaaaaatgataaattgtcaaaatatgCGTGATTGTTAACTTGCATCAATTATTAACTCACTAAGTGAAAAGAGGAAAAAAAGTTTAAGACGTCAcagaaaaccgcaactttttagcacttatTCTACCAGAATATAGTTATGCAcattaatcaattgtttaaagaacCATGTGCACGAtgattgtttacttaaattatttattactttaataagtgaaaagtagttgaaaatttatcgagaAACCACAAGtatctagcattaataaagaagaaaatgggtacaaacaataataatttgtttatataattatttttgctaaattgaattaattattaactttctCCAATGTAAAAAGAACAGAAATAGTTGACAATgtcagaaaaaccgcaactttctagcattattaaaatttaatattattaacaataataagttatttaaacaattaattttgttaattcagATTAATTACTCACCTCATTCTaactgaaatttgaataaaaagtagagcattttttaaaaaaactgcaattttttgacctagttcaaagagaatattattaacaataataaatttaaaacaaaaatatttttgttcaaaataattaactactattatactctaactgaaaattggagaaaaaggggtaaattatttaaaaacccgcgtctttctatctctattctataAGGGAAAATTGCTCAAAACAATAAAttgtacaacaaaattatttaaacatctaattatcaataCAAGATAGTAGTTTATCGATTAACaacaatttgcttataaaaaaccGACGAAATCATAATTAGTGACAAAAACTCGCAAATCTATTTTATTACATATGCGATTGGAATTTGATTATAGTATTTTAGAAAGACCTTGTCTTGTACTTTAAGACTatgatgacaattttttttcattataattaacaatttttttagaatcaacattaaaattgatagtttgaaaaaagaatacttgcattttttattcttttttttttaataaagtaaaaactCTTTAAAGTCATGCAGAAGAAAAAGTGGGCTGGAAAAAATTTCGTAGGCAAATTGAGACTTTTACGCTGGAGGGGGGCCACATTCAACTTACGCAACAGAAAACCACTACTGTTAGGTCTAACTTGCCTCTAAGCTCACATTTAACTATCCAGAGAtgattgtgtgtgtgtgtatcacATAATCATAATGTGGTGCACTCAAACGTCAAAATCTCAATTTGCCTACGAAATTAGTTCCTGTCCACTTTTTCTTCTGCATGAATTTGAAGGGcgtacaaaatagtttttttttaagaaaaaaaaaaagaaaagtaggGTTTCTTCAaccagttttaattttaagtttcaaaaagaaatgaaaattcatcatggAAAAAACGActggtaaattaaaaaacttttcgcAAATTAATATAGGTCTACTAGGACTTTAAATTCAGCCAAGTGTCAACctgttaaaaaacaataattttatatggAAACACTTGAAACACTTAACCCTTTAACGGCCAAGCCTCGATCTCctttaataaaaacttgaaacatTTAAGGAATAATGTATGGTCGGTTTCtgattcatttttgcaaaaaatttattttttatttttatacttttctcaGTCTCTATTGAGTGTACGATAACTCAGAAGCACCTCAAGAGATGCGGAATATTCCACTTTGATCTAACGCATGCATTGATTTTTCGGAATTCTAAGTTAGTTgcctgaaaattagaaaaatcgaaaatagtgaTCCCGGTTGCAAAATTGGCCGTTAAAGggataagaaaaataattcaactttgttTAGCTAACAAAATTCCAATAAAGTTggctattttgtataaaatacatCTTATACCTGACTTTTAACCCGAAGAATTTATTCCTCGGATGTAGTCTTTCCCAAGAATAAAATTCGCATCAGAATGAAATTGATTTAAAGTCCAGTATCGGTTGAATTTTtctgcaataataatttttccacataATCATCGAGGGTTAAACTTAAAGTATTTTCAAGGCTTCTTTTGCGCAACGAGAATAAGACTCGGAATTTATTTTATCCTCCAGCAGACACAATTTGACCTTTGACAACGTTGACTGGAGGCTCTGCTTTTTCATTTGCATACTAAGCGACTCAAAATGGCATGCATTTCCTAAATTACAATATTAGTCACCCAGTGTAGATCtgactttcattttttgtttgttttttttttgtcttttttctaggctaaaaataaaaataaaaatggatttgtgAGTTCATGAAACCATGAAAAGTTTCATCAGATCAAAGTtcttaacatttcaaataaaaatattgcatatttaaccaaatagttcaattttcaacccaaaag
This region includes:
- the LOC117181111 gene encoding uncharacterized protein LOC117181111 — its product is MAILCINSQQSEESSQVRQVSQVRQVSKVSQVSQVSQISQVSQVSQVSQVSQVSQVSQVSQVSQVSQVSQVSQVSQVSQVSQVSQVSQVSQVSQVSQVSQVSQVSQVSQVSQVSQVSQDSQVSQVSQVSQVSQVSQVSQVSQVSQVSQVSQVSQVRQVSKVSQVSQVSQISQVSQVSQVSQVSQVSQVSQASQASQVSQVSQVSQVSQVSQVSQVSQSVINESIKVALWFLKDRLD